In a genomic window of Methanosarcina horonobensis HB-1 = JCM 15518:
- a CDS encoding NADH:flavin oxidoreductase: MIFDPITVCNMELQNRFVRSATHEFMAEEDGTPTSRLGDFYEELAKNEVGLIITGYSYVLPGGQSDANQQGIYDDRFIEPYKGITDRVHEYRSKIVLQIVHGGRQADASQEHPVPMAPSVVKNGHSAAIPREMTEEEILKMIEAFTQAAVRAKKAGFDGVQLHCAHGFLLSNFISPYTNRRTDRWGGSVENRARIVTEIVRRIKEETDGNFPILVKMNATDGFQPGTAKAELGLNISQAVETAKLLEKAGVCAVEVSGGISEAGGVTIKTAISSPAKEAYFKDYSKKIKSAVNIPVILVGGIRSLPVMEELLENGFADLISMSRAFICESDLVLKLKSGEAKKAKCVSCNLCFDPRGIKCNFEFDRS, encoded by the coding sequence ATGATTTTTGACCCTATCACAGTCTGTAATATGGAGCTTCAGAATCGCTTTGTAAGGTCTGCAACTCATGAGTTTATGGCTGAAGAGGACGGAACGCCGACTTCAAGACTAGGAGACTTCTACGAAGAACTTGCAAAAAATGAAGTTGGCTTAATAATAACCGGCTACTCTTATGTTCTTCCCGGCGGGCAGAGTGATGCTAACCAGCAGGGGATTTATGACGATCGTTTTATTGAGCCTTACAAAGGAATTACAGATAGGGTACATGAATACAGAAGCAAAATTGTGCTCCAGATAGTGCACGGAGGAAGGCAGGCAGACGCTTCTCAGGAACATCCCGTCCCCATGGCTCCGTCGGTGGTTAAAAACGGGCATTCGGCAGCTATCCCCAGGGAAATGACAGAAGAAGAAATCCTGAAAATGATTGAAGCATTCACACAGGCTGCTGTCCGGGCAAAAAAAGCAGGTTTTGACGGGGTTCAGCTCCACTGCGCTCACGGCTTCCTCTTAAGTAACTTCATATCTCCTTACACTAACAGGCGGACTGACAGGTGGGGAGGTTCCGTGGAAAACCGGGCAAGGATAGTCACGGAAATAGTCAGGCGCATAAAAGAAGAAACTGATGGAAATTTCCCGATCCTTGTGAAAATGAATGCAACGGACGGTTTTCAGCCTGGCACGGCTAAGGCAGAGCTCGGACTTAATATATCTCAGGCTGTGGAAACCGCAAAGCTTCTGGAAAAGGCAGGCGTATGTGCGGTAGAGGTCAGCGGAGGGATAAGCGAAGCGGGCGGAGTGACTATAAAAACCGCAATCAGTTCTCCTGCTAAAGAGGCTTACTTTAAGGACTACTCTAAAAAAATAAAGAGCGCAGTGAACATTCCTGTGATCCTTGTAGGAGGTATCAGGTCTCTTCCTGTTATGGAAGAACTTCTTGAAAACGGGTTCGCGGACCTTATATCCATGAGCAGGGCATTCATCTGCGAATCCGATTTAGTTTTAAAACTTAAATCCGGAGAGGCTAAAAAGGCAAAATGCGTATCCTGCAATCTATGTTTTGATCCCAGAGGAATAAAATGCAATTTCGAGTTTGATCGATCTTAA
- a CDS encoding helix-turn-helix domain-containing protein, protein MSEENRVGSKIHQLREAQDMTVEELAEASQSSVELIQQLENGALVPSLTPLLKIARALGVRLGTFLDDVPQSGPVVVRAGLSENVVRFSGKTERPKKSALEFYSLASDKADRHMEPFIIDIHPSPEESHKLSSHEGEEFIYVLAGEIEIFYGKDVHRLSVGDSIYYDSIVPHDVHAAGKEDARIMAVVYAPL, encoded by the coding sequence ATGTCAGAAGAGAACCGTGTCGGCAGTAAGATACACCAGCTTAGAGAAGCCCAGGATATGACTGTTGAAGAACTGGCTGAAGCCAGTCAGAGCAGCGTGGAGTTAATCCAGCAGTTAGAAAACGGAGCTCTCGTTCCGTCTTTGACCCCTCTTTTAAAGATTGCTCGGGCTTTAGGCGTCCGTCTCGGTACTTTTCTGGACGACGTGCCCCAGAGCGGACCTGTAGTGGTAAGAGCAGGACTATCTGAAAACGTGGTCCGTTTTTCCGGAAAGACTGAGAGGCCAAAGAAGAGTGCGCTTGAGTTTTACTCCCTTGCCTCGGATAAAGCAGACCGTCATATGGAGCCTTTTATTATTGACATCCACCCTTCCCCTGAAGAGAGCCATAAACTATCTTCCCATGAAGGAGAGGAGTTCATCTATGTCCTTGCAGGAGAAATTGAGATATTCTATGGCAAGGATGTTCACAGACTGAGTGTGGGAGACAGCATCTATTACGATTCCATTGTCCCTCATGATGTTCACGCAGCAGGAAAAGAAGATGCACGCATAATGGCTGTAGTCTATGCCCCTCTCTGA
- a CDS encoding heme exporter protein CcmB produces the protein MIRSFYIAAKDLKAEFRTKQMLNSMFIYSLLVLVVFSISFGDFLGDTEKVEKLAPGVLWIAFTFAGMLGLSRTFIMETENGCLEALMLCPVDRGVIYTGKILSNLAIVFLMEAVTLPFFIVLYNYSLSIQTLLLLLIVLFLGTFGFIAVGTLLSALTLGTRTRELLLPVLLLPLLLPVLIPSVEATAGVLAGSSIESLVPEIRLLAVYDLVFFVISHLVFEYVVSD, from the coding sequence ATGATCCGGAGCTTTTATATCGCTGCAAAAGACCTTAAAGCCGAGTTCCGGACAAAACAGATGCTTAACTCAATGTTCATTTACTCGCTTCTTGTGCTTGTGGTCTTCAGTATCTCTTTTGGGGACTTCCTCGGAGACACCGAAAAGGTTGAAAAACTTGCTCCAGGTGTGCTCTGGATTGCTTTCACCTTTGCCGGGATGCTCGGGCTTTCCAGAACCTTCATCATGGAAACTGAAAACGGATGCCTTGAAGCCCTTATGCTTTGCCCTGTAGACAGAGGTGTTATCTATACCGGAAAAATCCTCTCCAATCTTGCGATTGTGTTTCTTATGGAAGCTGTAACCCTTCCTTTCTTTATTGTACTCTACAATTACAGCCTGAGTATCCAAACCTTGCTCTTACTCCTGATAGTCCTCTTCCTCGGGACTTTCGGGTTCATTGCTGTCGGAACTCTGCTCTCTGCCCTTACTCTGGGCACCCGTACCAGAGAACTTCTTCTGCCTGTCCTTCTCCTGCCACTACTTCTTCCTGTCCTGATTCCCTCGGTTGAAGCAACTGCCGGAGTCCTAGCCGGAAGCAGCATCGAAAGCTTAGTTCCAGAAATTAGATTGCTTGCAGTTTACGACCTTGTATTTTTTGTGATTTCACACCTGGTCTTTGAATATGTTGTTTCTGACTGA
- a CDS encoding DUF362 domain-containing protein, with amino-acid sequence MVTVGLSRNKDTLESVRTAVELAGGLRIKEGATVLIRPNANTADSAPGSTNPEVLRGAIREVKRYNPGKIIVAEKSMTTLNTEKVLKKLGLWQVAEAEGIDEILTFDHLKREHVEPRQAYSWPMGFDVPEFLASMDYTIALPVIKTHWTAIFTMGLKSQISITADRDRRQLPHGQGMDVLFGNMIAESNLVYKPDFYISDATKCFVTEGPNIGTLREPGIVLASPDVIANDIAGLALLKTLGTVPKIQKNSVWDQPQIKRAVELGLGVRSKEEITVRGSGIEEINEIITNLA; translated from the coding sequence ATGGTAACTGTTGGGCTTTCAAGAAATAAGGATACCCTGGAATCCGTAAGAACAGCCGTGGAGCTTGCAGGAGGGCTTAGGATAAAAGAGGGAGCAACTGTATTGATCAGGCCGAATGCAAACACTGCAGACTCTGCTCCGGGTTCGACAAATCCTGAGGTGTTGAGGGGAGCTATAAGGGAAGTAAAAAGGTATAACCCCGGAAAAATAATTGTGGCTGAAAAGTCAATGACAACCCTGAACACTGAAAAAGTGCTCAAAAAACTGGGACTCTGGCAGGTTGCGGAGGCTGAGGGGATTGACGAAATTCTGACATTTGACCACCTGAAACGTGAACATGTTGAACCCAGGCAGGCTTATTCCTGGCCGATGGGATTTGATGTGCCTGAGTTTCTGGCGTCTATGGATTATACGATTGCCCTTCCGGTAATCAAGACTCACTGGACTGCGATATTTACAATGGGCCTTAAGTCCCAGATCAGCATAACTGCAGATAGGGATAGGAGGCAGCTTCCTCACGGGCAGGGGATGGATGTGCTCTTCGGAAATATGATCGCCGAATCTAACCTTGTTTATAAGCCTGATTTTTACATATCGGATGCTACAAAGTGCTTTGTGACCGAAGGCCCGAATATAGGGACCCTGAGAGAGCCTGGAATTGTGCTGGCAAGCCCGGATGTGATCGCAAATGATATTGCAGGACTTGCCCTTCTGAAAACCCTGGGCACGGTTCCGAAGATTCAGAAGAACTCGGTCTGGGATCAGCCACAGATAAAAAGGGCTGTAGAACTGGGACTGGGAGTACGGAGCAAAGAAGAGATCACGGTAAGGGGTTCAGGAATCGAGGAGATAAACGAAATTATCACCAACCTTGCATGA
- the msrA gene encoding peptide-methionine (S)-S-oxide reductase MsrA: MEKATFAAGCFWGIEEAFRQVKGVVATAVGYSGGHFEKPTYEQVCTLDTGHAEAVRVIFDPKVVSYKTLLDVFWKIHDPTTKDRQGPDVGKQYRSVIFYHNEEQKAAALASKEELEKAGAFKNPIVTEIVPVSEFYMAEEYHQQYFEKKGFLQNVLRSFKK; this comes from the coding sequence CTGGAAAAGGCAACCTTTGCAGCAGGCTGTTTCTGGGGAATTGAAGAAGCTTTTCGCCAGGTTAAAGGTGTGGTTGCAACTGCAGTTGGTTACAGTGGGGGACATTTTGAAAAGCCTACTTACGAGCAGGTCTGCACTCTCGATACCGGACATGCAGAAGCAGTAAGGGTTATTTTCGACCCTAAAGTCGTTTCATATAAGACCCTGCTGGATGTTTTCTGGAAGATCCATGACCCAACTACAAAGGACCGACAGGGCCCTGATGTAGGAAAACAATACCGTTCCGTGATCTTTTACCATAACGAAGAACAAAAGGCTGCTGCACTCGCCTCAAAAGAAGAACTCGAAAAGGCAGGAGCTTTCAAAAATCCTATTGTAACCGAGATTGTACCTGTTTCTGAATTTTACATGGCAGAAGAATATCACCAGCAGTACTTTGAAAAAAAAGGATTTTTACAGAATGTACTCAGGAGTTTTAAAAAGTAA
- a CDS encoding DNA topoisomerase VI subunit B — METPIAEELAKKQKSISVAEFFEKNRQILGFDSAPRSLITTVKEAVDNSLDACEEAGILPDILVQVERTGQDYVTVIIEDNGPGIIREQIPKVFAKLLYGSRFHALKQSRGQQGIGISAAVLYAQMTAGRHTKILSKTSPTAPAHYYELMINTSTNEPDILIDEIRDWFRPHGTQIELEMKAAYVKGRRQSIYEYLKATAIVNPHARITLIDPDGNEEVFERATDKMPEPAEEILPHPEGIELGTLMKMLHYTERQKLAPFLRYSFCKIGLLTAEEICKAAGLDPEIDPHALGRHEARKLIEAFEKVKIMAPPTDCLSPIGEELIYRGLEKETTVDFIATSTRKPAVYSGNPFVVEVGMAYGGNLPKEEKISIMRFANRVPLLYQQGGCVTTHAVEEIKWKQYGLNQPGGGIPIGPVILLIHVASINVPFTSESKDAIADIPVIKEEVDLAIKDVARKLKHYLSKQSNLKKRREKEIIITKVLPKMAIKVANILEKDVPDINPVVANIMGNLLVHRKVKSNGDGTANVAIKVRNFGNSAYSFKVHEMLPCKISGTKPEPKVVTMGNDYDYIWDLSAAAGSSKVLSYKIESATEEELRKLPQLIVEGIEEELVTGAKAFKGV; from the coding sequence ATGGAAACCCCTATTGCAGAAGAACTCGCCAAAAAACAAAAATCGATAAGTGTAGCAGAATTTTTTGAAAAGAACAGGCAGATCCTGGGTTTTGACTCTGCGCCTCGAAGCCTTATAACAACTGTAAAAGAAGCAGTGGACAACTCTCTCGATGCCTGTGAGGAAGCCGGAATCCTGCCAGATATTCTTGTCCAGGTTGAGAGAACAGGACAGGACTATGTAACCGTTATTATCGAAGACAACGGTCCGGGAATTATAAGAGAGCAGATCCCCAAAGTATTTGCAAAACTGCTCTACGGTTCAAGATTCCATGCCCTCAAGCAGAGCAGGGGGCAGCAGGGAATAGGAATTTCGGCAGCCGTGCTCTATGCCCAGATGACAGCAGGCAGGCACACAAAAATTCTCTCAAAAACCAGCCCGACAGCTCCTGCTCACTACTATGAGCTCATGATCAATACCAGCACCAACGAGCCTGATATCCTGATAGATGAGATCAGGGACTGGTTCCGCCCTCACGGGACCCAGATAGAGCTGGAGATGAAGGCTGCCTATGTGAAAGGAAGAAGGCAGTCAATTTATGAATACCTTAAAGCCACTGCAATTGTAAACCCCCATGCCAGGATAACTCTTATCGATCCTGACGGCAATGAGGAAGTCTTTGAAAGGGCTACGGATAAAATGCCCGAGCCTGCGGAAGAAATCCTGCCCCATCCCGAAGGCATAGAACTCGGAACCCTCATGAAAATGCTCCATTATACGGAGCGCCAGAAACTTGCTCCATTCCTGCGCTACTCTTTTTGTAAAATAGGCCTGCTGACTGCAGAGGAGATTTGCAAAGCTGCAGGACTTGATCCAGAAATCGACCCTCATGCTCTGGGCCGTCATGAAGCAAGAAAGCTGATTGAAGCTTTTGAGAAAGTAAAGATTATGGCTCCCCCGACGGACTGCCTTTCTCCTATTGGTGAAGAGCTGATCTACAGGGGGCTTGAAAAAGAGACAACCGTGGACTTCATTGCTACAAGCACAAGGAAACCTGCCGTTTATTCGGGAAACCCCTTTGTAGTGGAAGTAGGGATGGCATATGGGGGCAATCTCCCGAAAGAAGAAAAGATAAGCATCATGCGGTTTGCAAACCGTGTACCTCTACTTTACCAGCAGGGCGGTTGCGTGACCACACATGCCGTAGAAGAAATCAAGTGGAAGCAGTACGGCTTAAACCAGCCTGGGGGAGGAATTCCCATAGGACCTGTTATCCTCCTGATACATGTTGCTTCTATTAACGTGCCTTTTACTTCCGAATCAAAGGATGCGATTGCAGATATTCCCGTGATTAAAGAAGAAGTGGACCTCGCAATCAAAGACGTTGCAAGAAAACTCAAGCATTACCTGAGCAAGCAGAGCAACCTCAAGAAGCGCCGGGAGAAAGAGATTATCATTACAAAAGTGCTTCCGAAGATGGCGATAAAGGTTGCAAATATCCTGGAAAAAGATGTCCCTGATATAAATCCCGTTGTTGCAAATATTATGGGAAACCTGCTTGTACACAGGAAGGTAAAAAGTAACGGGGACGGGACTGCAAATGTGGCGATAAAGGTCAGGAATTTCGGGAATTCTGCTTATTCTTTCAAGGTTCATGAGATGCTCCCCTGTAAAATCAGCGGGACAAAACCCGAACCAAAAGTTGTAACTATGGGCAACGATTACGATTATATCTGGGATCTCTCGGCAGCTGCGGGGTCTTCCAAAGTATTGAGCTACAAAATAGAATCCGCAACCGAAGAAGAACTACGAAAATTACCTCAATTGATTGTAGAAGGTATTGAAGAAGAACTGGTAACCGGGGCAAAGGCTTTCAAGGGTGTTTGA
- a CDS encoding YbhB/YbcL family Raf kinase inhibitor-like protein yields MLGNFLWAQGLVLYMNRKAGVVVLVFLFAGMLLISGCIENKQVESPVDEGASDKNEQMEAPANEEPSNAGKGDENMDNRIIKVFSSAFESNSTIPRKYTCNGENINPPLEFENIPEGTESLVLIMDDPDAPMNPFTHWIVWNIEPVAKIEEDSIPGVEGMNNFRKIGYGGPCPPSGTHRFFFRVYALDRQLELKAGAGRKELESEMIGHIIAEGELMGKYGKT; encoded by the coding sequence GTGTTAGGCAATTTTCTCTGGGCTCAGGGACTGGTGCTGTACATGAACAGAAAAGCCGGAGTAGTTGTTTTAGTGTTCCTGTTTGCAGGAATGCTCCTGATTTCGGGATGTATTGAAAATAAGCAGGTTGAGTCACCCGTAGATGAAGGAGCTTCCGACAAAAACGAGCAGATGGAAGCACCTGCAAATGAAGAACCTTCCAATGCCGGCAAAGGGGATGAGAATATGGATAACCGGATTATAAAGGTTTTTAGCAGCGCGTTTGAATCGAACAGTACTATCCCCAGGAAATATACGTGTAATGGGGAAAATATAAATCCGCCTCTGGAATTCGAGAATATTCCGGAGGGAACTGAAAGTCTGGTACTGATCATGGATGATCCTGATGCTCCCATGAATCCATTTACTCACTGGATCGTCTGGAACATCGAGCCGGTGGCGAAAATTGAGGAGGATAGTATCCCCGGGGTTGAAGGAATGAATAATTTCAGGAAGATTGGCTATGGCGGCCCATGCCCTCCCTCAGGCACGCACAGGTTTTTCTTCAGGGTTTATGCGCTGGATAGACAGCTTGAGCTCAAAGCAGGAGCAGGAAGAAAAGAGCTTGAAAGCGAAATGATAGGGCACATCATTGCCGAAGGGGAACTGATGGGAAAATACGGTAAAACCTGA
- a CDS encoding cytochrome c biogenesis protein, producing MTSSSRKIGMLATVTAGVMLLAIYMLFFYLPPIRDESGEVLSGSFRIFFFHMPIAIMAYLAFGVVFFASVLYLREKSLKWDIYARSAAEIGTLFAFLVLVTGSIWAKDAWGWYWIWDIRLTTSLVLFLVYLAYNMLRKALEEPEKRARLAAVFGVLGFLSVPLSFFSIRLWRSAHPLMFGGNTGGSGGGLEGTSLQLTLFVNFIAYFLLFLTLFSVKVQNERMGEELDAHISAELEV from the coding sequence ATGACTTCAAGTTCCAGAAAAATCGGAATGCTGGCAACTGTGACTGCCGGCGTAATGCTTCTTGCGATATATATGCTCTTTTTCTACCTGCCCCCAATAAGGGACGAGTCAGGGGAGGTTCTGAGCGGAAGTTTCAGAATCTTTTTCTTCCATATGCCAATAGCGATCATGGCTTACCTGGCTTTTGGAGTCGTATTCTTTGCAAGTGTCCTTTATCTCCGTGAAAAGTCCCTTAAATGGGACATCTATGCCCGTTCTGCTGCTGAGATCGGAACCCTTTTTGCGTTCCTTGTGCTGGTTACGGGCTCCATCTGGGCAAAGGATGCCTGGGGATGGTACTGGATCTGGGACATCAGGCTGACCACTTCTCTTGTCCTTTTCCTTGTTTACCTTGCCTATAACATGCTCAGAAAAGCCCTCGAAGAGCCTGAAAAAAGGGCCAGGCTTGCAGCAGTTTTCGGAGTTTTGGGTTTCCTGTCCGTACCCCTCAGTTTCTTTTCAATCCGACTCTGGCGCTCGGCTCACCCCCTTATGTTCGGAGGAAACACAGGCGGAAGTGGAGGAGGACTTGAAGGGACATCGCTTCAACTGACTCTCTTTGTCAATTTTATAGCTTATTTCCTGCTTTTCCTTACACTCTTTTCTGTGAAAGTGCAGAACGAGCGGATGGGAGAAGAACTGGATGCACATATATCCGCCGAACTTGAAGTCTGA
- a CDS encoding Lrp/AsnC ligand binding domain-containing protein, which yields MINVLPGYEKAAYRELRNIEGIKDVYHVFGEYDFVVIIDVEDLSILNAVVDRIRESETVTATQTIIGAEL from the coding sequence ATGATAAACGTGCTGCCCGGATACGAAAAAGCAGCATACCGAGAACTAAGGAATATAGAGGGAATTAAAGACGTCTACCATGTTTTCGGAGAATACGATTTTGTCGTGATTATAGACGTTGAAGACCTGAGCATCCTCAATGCCGTGGTAGACAGGATAAGGGAAAGCGAGACCGTAACCGCAACACAGACAATTATAGGTGCTGAACTCTGA
- a CDS encoding potassium channel family protein, whose product MFPKEFRYSPRNLIDLLTEMKDTSELMVDLAYSAMVYDDEDIAEEVLNLEDKMDTLDYHMKMAAMLSTRRVDEAEELLGVLKVAASSENIANAAGDIAKIVLMNMGIPMELKVALREAEETILRATVAAESVMVGRTLGDLELDIETGMWVIAIRRSEDWIYDPDKETRIRQGDVLIARGHDEGVPLFFQMATTRKFVPREIEHDKVIKDLEHAVDIIVDMKNMSELSVGLAYSAILFDNEDIAYEVSALESEMDSMKYELQHWVLETAKHVEDVNLLRGILHLASASEAISDAAYGIADTVLRDIELHPIITLAVRNSEEVITRLQVEKCSPIVGKTFSELRLETETGLHVMAIKRAERWVYAPKGNTVVQAGDMLIARGSRIGEGALIEMCECKLRQ is encoded by the coding sequence ATGTTCCCTAAAGAATTCAGATACAGTCCAAGGAATCTTATAGATCTTTTGACTGAGATGAAGGATACTTCCGAACTCATGGTAGACCTGGCATATTCTGCAATGGTCTATGATGATGAGGACATTGCAGAAGAAGTGCTTAACCTTGAAGATAAGATGGATACTCTTGACTATCATATGAAAATGGCTGCAATGTTAAGCACACGCAGGGTCGATGAAGCTGAAGAACTCCTGGGAGTTCTGAAGGTTGCTGCGTCCTCGGAAAATATAGCAAACGCTGCAGGCGATATTGCCAAAATCGTTCTTATGAACATGGGCATTCCGATGGAATTAAAGGTAGCCCTCAGAGAAGCAGAAGAAACTATCTTAAGGGCAACCGTTGCTGCAGAATCCGTAATGGTAGGTCGTACTCTTGGGGATCTCGAACTCGATATCGAGACAGGGATGTGGGTAATTGCAATCCGCAGAAGTGAAGACTGGATTTATGACCCGGACAAGGAAACCCGGATCCGCCAGGGAGATGTTTTAATTGCCAGAGGGCATGACGAAGGAGTCCCGCTATTCTTCCAGATGGCAACTACAAGGAAGTTCGTTCCGAGAGAAATCGAGCACGATAAAGTCATAAAGGACCTTGAGCATGCCGTGGACATAATCGTGGACATGAAAAACATGTCCGAACTTTCCGTAGGGCTAGCGTATTCTGCCATCCTTTTTGATAACGAAGATATTGCATATGAAGTGAGCGCGCTTGAATCCGAAATGGATTCCATGAAGTACGAACTTCAGCACTGGGTGCTTGAGACTGCAAAACATGTTGAAGATGTAAATCTGCTTAGAGGAATCCTGCACCTTGCCAGCGCCTCGGAAGCAATATCGGATGCTGCCTACGGGATTGCGGATACTGTCCTCAGGGACATAGAGCTCCACCCGATCATTACCCTTGCAGTCCGTAATTCAGAAGAGGTAATCACACGGCTCCAGGTCGAAAAATGTTCTCCAATAGTAGGCAAGACCTTCTCTGAACTGAGACTGGAAACCGAAACCGGACTGCATGTGATGGCAATCAAAAGAGCTGAGCGCTGGGTCTATGCTCCCAAAGGCAACACCGTTGTTCAGGCAGGAGATATGCTTATTGCCCGCGGTTCCAGAATAGGGGAAGGAGCTCTTATAGAGATGTGCGAGTGTAAGTTACGCCAGTAA
- a CDS encoding ABC transporter ATP-binding protein produces MENAVSIRKLSKVFGKTPVLKALDLDLKKGEFAVIFGPNGAGKTTLLKLISTLIEPTEGSVFVSGFDTAEEPEKARREIGMLSHDSYIYGELTAKENLRFFGQMYGIKSQELEERISNLLENVGLVTKADERVSTFSRGMKQRLSIARALLHRPSLLLLDEPYTGLDPGASLIFENLLKSPEFEGSTKLMVSHDLERSFALCDRILVLNKGKFVYDGLKEDLSGFEGFREKCGSMLV; encoded by the coding sequence ATGGAAAACGCAGTCTCCATAAGGAAGCTGTCAAAGGTTTTCGGGAAAACTCCTGTCCTGAAAGCCCTTGACCTTGACCTTAAAAAAGGCGAATTTGCGGTTATTTTCGGCCCTAACGGGGCTGGAAAGACCACTCTTTTGAAGCTGATCTCGACCCTGATAGAGCCTACCGAAGGTTCTGTTTTCGTTTCCGGGTTTGATACGGCCGAAGAACCTGAAAAAGCCCGCAGAGAAATAGGAATGCTTTCTCATGATTCCTACATTTACGGAGAGCTTACCGCAAAAGAAAATCTGCGTTTCTTCGGGCAGATGTATGGAATCAAAAGTCAGGAACTCGAAGAGAGAATCTCAAACCTTCTGGAAAATGTCGGGCTCGTAACAAAAGCAGACGAGCGAGTCAGCACTTTTTCAAGAGGCATGAAGCAGCGACTTTCCATTGCAAGAGCTCTACTCCATAGACCTTCTCTGCTCCTTCTTGACGAGCCCTATACCGGTCTCGATCCCGGAGCTTCTCTGATTTTTGAAAATCTCCTCAAAAGTCCCGAATTCGAAGGGAGCACAAAGTTGATGGTTTCTCACGATCTGGAACGGAGTTTTGCCCTCTGCGACAGAATCCTTGTCCTGAATAAAGGAAAATTTGTATATGACGGACTTAAAGAAGATCTCTCAGGTTTTGAGGGCTTCAGAGAAAAGTGCGGTTCCATGCTAGTTTAA
- a CDS encoding magnesium transporter: protein MRKNGRQTSYYTVRGIIQRGLPVLSITCVMGIVVGQILNTRESSLLSMPAILILIPALIKIGGDTGSMLGARLSSAFHMGLGDRIYRNPVVHNSVIAASIVGFVSSISVSVLVFLASKLMGFGMPFITLLEISLIAVLIELLVVYSATVGIAFASHRFGIDPDDTVIPLIASLGDLVGVMGIFVALHLLNIL from the coding sequence TTGAGAAAAAACGGGAGGCAGACAAGCTACTACACAGTAAGAGGGATTATCCAGCGCGGACTTCCGGTACTTTCTATCACCTGTGTAATGGGCATCGTTGTCGGGCAAATCCTTAACACAAGAGAAAGCAGCCTGCTTTCCATGCCTGCAATCCTTATCCTTATCCCTGCCCTGATCAAAATAGGAGGAGATACCGGGAGCATGCTTGGCGCCAGGCTTTCCTCTGCCTTTCATATGGGGCTTGGGGACCGGATCTACAGAAACCCAGTGGTACACAACAGCGTTATCGCAGCTTCAATTGTTGGTTTTGTTTCTTCAATCTCTGTCAGTGTACTTGTTTTTCTTGCAAGCAAGCTTATGGGTTTTGGCATGCCTTTCATTACCCTGCTGGAAATCAGCCTTATTGCGGTTTTAATAGAACTTTTGGTAGTATATTCTGCAACAGTTGGCATTGCCTTTGCTTCTCACCGTTTCGGGATAGACCCTGATGACACTGTCATACCTTTAATAGCAAGTCTTGGAGACCTGGTGGGAGTTATGGGGATCTTCGTAGCCCTTCATTTACTGAATATTTTATAA
- a CDS encoding magnesium transporter produces the protein MPSESHRDEDIFESQFRDRYLSEYASISSIVREALPFELLATVGGVIAGIIFSGMTSELEMIPGLIVIYPGVLGLRGNISSTLGSRLGSAIHMGLITDIDRNNPELTNNISGSLLLGFIMAILLGFLGHYVTLAMGFESAGAFKLILICAISALTSGVILSFVAVLLAIGMFRFGFDPDNVVTPSIATIGDIVSMFMLFLSAKLVVML, from the coding sequence ATGCCCTCCGAGTCGCACAGGGATGAGGATATCTTCGAATCCCAATTTAGAGACAGATACCTCAGCGAATACGCCAGTATTTCGTCAATTGTACGGGAGGCGTTGCCTTTTGAACTTCTTGCGACTGTTGGAGGAGTCATTGCAGGGATCATTTTTTCAGGAATGACCAGTGAACTTGAGATGATCCCCGGATTAATTGTGATTTATCCTGGTGTGCTGGGGCTGCGAGGGAATATCTCCTCAACCCTGGGTTCCAGGCTCGGCAGTGCGATCCATATGGGATTGATCACTGATATAGACAGGAATAACCCTGAACTGACAAATAATATTTCAGGTTCCCTTCTCCTGGGTTTTATAATGGCTATTTTGCTCGGGTTTTTAGGGCACTATGTCACTCTTGCTATGGGCTTTGAAAGTGCAGGGGCTTTCAAGCTTATACTCATATGTGCGATTTCTGCTCTTACTTCCGGAGTAATTCTCTCTTTTGTTGCTGTCCTGCTTGCCATAGGTATGTTCAGGTTCGGCTTTGACCCGGATAATGTTGTTACGCCATCAATTGCAACCATCGGGGATATCGTTTCCATGTTCATGCTTTTCCTCTCGGCAAAACTGGTGGTGATGCTTTGA